From one Streptomyces sp. CA-210063 genomic stretch:
- a CDS encoding CBS domain-containing protein, giving the protein MLRTPSDEELLALKGRRIPLVELLTIFNTRFRNDQAILHIEQKLKDVGLATLPYFATCSSQSEIHLVAQESVAGNQGDGADEEQEDEAGLLPGAMPQQPFRIGDLPCAHAGVDSVTPASDLTEATYIMHTKNYSQVPVLEDQYTVAGVVTWRSVAKMYATGAEAALANAIVEDPPVAHAHDDFFAMLSNVCEHGYVLVRAHNGRISGIVTAADITQRFDATAWPFFVVGEIEFRLRKCLGAKMSEDAIRAVQQNDRKTGKIADLMFGQYVMLLDGDQRSKQGNRKEALCAAADQNWQTLGWTGVNRVQFVHQLDRVRSIRNQIAHFDPEPLSAQRSEELRQFAGLLRQLT; this is encoded by the coding sequence GTGCTCCGGACACCTTCCGACGAAGAACTGCTGGCGCTCAAAGGCCGGCGCATACCTCTCGTTGAGCTCCTGACCATCTTCAACACGCGGTTCCGCAACGACCAGGCCATCCTGCACATCGAGCAAAAGCTGAAGGACGTCGGTCTCGCGACCCTTCCGTACTTCGCCACCTGCAGCAGCCAGTCCGAGATCCACCTCGTTGCCCAGGAATCCGTAGCAGGGAATCAGGGGGACGGCGCGGACGAGGAGCAGGAGGACGAGGCGGGGCTGCTGCCCGGTGCCATGCCGCAGCAGCCCTTCCGGATCGGCGACCTGCCGTGCGCACACGCGGGAGTCGATTCGGTCACGCCTGCCTCGGACCTCACCGAGGCGACGTACATCATGCACACGAAGAACTACTCCCAGGTCCCGGTCCTGGAGGACCAGTACACGGTGGCCGGCGTCGTCACCTGGCGCTCGGTGGCCAAGATGTACGCCACAGGTGCGGAAGCGGCGCTGGCCAACGCGATCGTGGAGGACCCGCCGGTCGCGCACGCGCACGACGACTTCTTCGCCATGCTCTCCAACGTCTGCGAGCACGGATACGTGCTGGTTCGGGCCCACAATGGGCGCATCAGCGGCATCGTCACCGCTGCGGACATCACCCAGCGCTTCGATGCGACCGCATGGCCGTTCTTCGTCGTGGGCGAGATCGAGTTCCGGCTCCGCAAGTGCCTCGGCGCGAAGATGAGCGAGGACGCCATCCGTGCCGTGCAGCAAAACGACAGGAAGACGGGGAAGATCGCGGACCTCATGTTCGGCCAGTACGTGATGCTGCTCGACGGCGACCAGCGCAGCAAACAGGGAAACCGCAAAGAGGCGCTGTGCGCCGCGGCCGACCAGAACTGGCAGACGCTGGGTTGGACCGGCGTGAACCGCGTCCAGTTCGTGCACCAGCTCGACCGGGTGCGCAGCATCCGCAACCAGATCGCGCACTTCGACCCGGAGCCGCTGTCGGCGCAGCGGAGCGAAGAGCTGCGCCAGTTCGCGGGGTTGCTGCGCCAGCTCACCTGA
- the brxD gene encoding BREX system ATP-binding protein BrxD, translating into MSTDSPGRNGPVSAARRRDVIDALRRGAVPESGLDLLATGLDRFQSALDSELDAVASGASVFKAVRGEYGSGKTFFARWLGERAKRRNFAVAEIQVSETETPLHKLETVYRRLTERLATPGFPPSALRPVVDAWFYALEEDALAAGASEEDLPAKVEQLMTARLTEVSRHAPSFATALRGYRTALESGDEATASAVMAWLGGQPHVAAAARRSAGVRGDLDHFGALGFLQGLLTVLRDSGHSGLFVVLDEVETLQRVRSDARDKALNALRQLIDEVHSGRFPGLYLLITGTPAFYDGRQGVQRLAPLAQRLATDFTTDPRFDNPRAVQLRLPGFNLESLIGLGLTIRDLYASGSSAAERVKELTDDVYVADLARAVGGALGGKVGVAPRLFLKKLVGDVLDRVDQFEDFDPRKHYALTVNASELTEVERNAAAVDSADDVELDLP; encoded by the coding sequence GTGAGTACAGACAGCCCTGGCCGAAACGGACCCGTCAGTGCCGCCCGGCGCCGTGACGTGATCGACGCGCTGCGCCGGGGAGCCGTTCCTGAGAGCGGGCTCGACCTGCTGGCCACCGGCCTGGATCGGTTCCAGAGTGCCCTGGACTCTGAACTCGACGCCGTGGCGTCGGGCGCGTCGGTGTTCAAGGCCGTACGCGGCGAGTACGGGTCGGGCAAGACCTTCTTCGCGCGCTGGCTCGGGGAGCGGGCCAAGCGGCGCAACTTCGCCGTCGCCGAGATCCAGGTCTCGGAGACCGAGACGCCGCTGCACAAGCTGGAGACCGTCTACCGCCGCCTCACCGAGCGGCTGGCCACGCCCGGATTCCCCCCGAGCGCGCTCCGGCCGGTCGTGGACGCCTGGTTCTACGCCCTTGAGGAGGACGCCCTTGCCGCGGGTGCCTCCGAGGAGGACCTGCCTGCGAAAGTGGAGCAGCTGATGACGGCCCGGCTCACCGAGGTGTCCCGGCACGCCCCGTCGTTCGCGACAGCGCTGCGGGGTTACCGTACGGCCCTCGAGTCGGGAGACGAGGCCACCGCCTCCGCCGTCATGGCATGGCTGGGCGGGCAGCCGCATGTAGCCGCGGCGGCCCGCAGGTCCGCCGGGGTGCGCGGCGACCTCGACCATTTCGGCGCCCTGGGGTTCCTGCAGGGGCTGCTCACCGTGCTGCGGGACTCCGGGCACTCGGGCCTGTTCGTCGTGCTGGACGAGGTGGAAACTCTGCAACGGGTTCGGTCCGACGCCCGTGACAAGGCGCTGAACGCGCTGCGCCAGCTCATCGACGAGGTGCACTCCGGACGCTTCCCCGGCCTCTATCTGCTGATCACCGGCACGCCGGCGTTCTACGACGGCCGGCAGGGGGTGCAGCGGCTGGCTCCGCTGGCCCAGCGACTGGCCACCGACTTCACGACCGATCCGCGCTTCGACAACCCGCGTGCCGTGCAGCTCAGGCTGCCGGGCTTCAATCTGGAATCGCTGATCGGTCTAGGGCTGACCATCCGGGACCTGTACGCGTCCGGGTCTTCGGCGGCTGAGCGAGTAAAGGAGCTCACAGACGACGTATACGTCGCCGACCTGGCAAGGGCCGTCGGCGGGGCGCTGGGCGGCAAGGTCGGGGTGGCACCTCGTCTGTTCCTCAAGAAGCTCGTCGGCGACGTCCTCGACCGTGTGGACCAGTTCGAGGACTTCGATCCGCGCAAGCACTACGCGCTCACGGTGAACGCCTCGGAGCTGACCGAGGTCGAGCGCAACGCCGCGGCGGTCGACAGC
- a CDS encoding GmrSD restriction endonuclease domain-containing protein, whose product MALDSLKLSDALADVASGALQLPDFQREWKWDDERIRALIATVTLDYPLGVVMALQTNGTSLFRTRTLKGAEDAEGRVPDLLLLDGQQRLTSLFQALHRDRPVETVDARGKELRRWYYVDIAKAIGPPAERDDAIVSVPEDRILKTGFNRRDLIDLSTVEGECAAGYFPLHFVFDTERVNAWHEEYVKVDNSNWGLWGRFQMHVLNRMQSFQVPMIKLAASTTMDAVCAVFERVNTGGVPLNVFELLTATYAGNQEYVAEHDDYYKLPDVWLDIKKGLTSSYPVFGRMEAGVEDGLSSSDFLQAVALVRTWERKRQEPRAAVSCKRRDLLELPLADFSLLAPRVAEAFEWVGAFLEQQCIVRAPDLPYRTQLVPLAAVRTILGEETETAAADELLTQWYWCGVLGEMYGGSTESRFTRDVEQLVERLQGNTELVPDTIAEAAFLDDRLDTLSTRNSAAYKGVYALLVKQGAVDWYFTEAPLNAARLAEYSVEVRQIFPKAWIDKNHRAYSNRANSIINKTPLSLRASKSMTGSPVGYLKTLALESGMRPEWFDDVIGTHLIDPGALHSGDFEQFYVNRSKQLLELVMSAMGKRTVFRDAKAG is encoded by the coding sequence GTGGCACTCGACAGTCTGAAACTCAGCGACGCCCTTGCGGACGTCGCTTCCGGCGCCTTACAGCTCCCCGACTTCCAACGTGAGTGGAAGTGGGACGACGAGCGCATCAGGGCACTCATCGCGACGGTGACACTCGACTATCCGCTCGGGGTGGTGATGGCGCTGCAGACCAATGGCACCTCACTGTTCCGCACCCGGACGCTGAAAGGCGCTGAGGATGCGGAGGGCCGGGTGCCCGATCTGCTGCTGCTCGACGGCCAGCAACGGTTGACCTCCCTCTTCCAGGCCCTGCACCGGGATCGCCCGGTGGAGACGGTGGATGCTCGAGGCAAGGAGCTGAGGCGCTGGTACTACGTCGACATCGCCAAGGCCATCGGGCCACCGGCCGAACGTGACGACGCCATCGTGTCAGTGCCTGAGGACAGGATCCTCAAGACCGGCTTCAACCGCAGGGACCTCATCGACCTGAGTACCGTCGAAGGTGAGTGCGCGGCCGGCTACTTTCCCCTCCACTTCGTGTTCGACACCGAACGGGTGAATGCCTGGCACGAGGAGTACGTGAAGGTCGACAACTCGAACTGGGGGCTGTGGGGACGGTTCCAGATGCACGTGCTCAACCGCATGCAGTCGTTCCAGGTGCCGATGATCAAGCTTGCGGCCTCCACGACCATGGACGCGGTCTGTGCCGTGTTCGAGCGGGTGAACACCGGTGGTGTGCCGCTCAACGTCTTCGAACTGCTGACGGCCACCTACGCGGGCAACCAGGAGTATGTGGCCGAGCACGACGACTACTACAAGCTCCCCGACGTCTGGCTGGACATCAAGAAGGGCCTGACGTCGTCGTACCCCGTGTTCGGACGCATGGAGGCCGGTGTCGAGGACGGCCTCAGCAGCAGTGATTTCCTCCAGGCTGTGGCACTCGTCCGAACCTGGGAGCGCAAGCGCCAGGAGCCGCGTGCCGCGGTCTCGTGCAAGCGCCGTGACCTGCTGGAACTGCCGCTCGCCGACTTCAGCCTGCTCGCTCCGCGCGTGGCGGAAGCCTTCGAGTGGGTGGGGGCTTTCCTGGAGCAGCAATGCATCGTGCGCGCCCCCGACCTGCCGTATCGAACCCAGCTCGTACCCCTGGCCGCCGTACGGACGATTCTGGGCGAGGAGACCGAGACGGCGGCGGCCGACGAATTGCTCACTCAGTGGTACTGGTGCGGCGTGCTCGGCGAGATGTACGGCGGTTCGACGGAAAGCCGCTTTACCCGCGACGTGGAGCAACTTGTCGAACGACTTCAGGGCAACACGGAGCTGGTTCCCGACACCATTGCCGAGGCGGCCTTCCTGGATGACCGGCTGGACACCCTCAGCACGCGCAACAGCGCCGCGTACAAGGGGGTTTACGCCCTCCTGGTCAAGCAGGGGGCGGTGGACTGGTACTTCACGGAAGCACCCTTGAACGCCGCGCGTCTGGCCGAGTACAGCGTGGAGGTGCGCCAGATCTTCCCGAAGGCGTGGATCGACAAGAATCACCGGGCCTACAGCAACAGGGCGAACTCGATCATCAACAAGACACCCCTGTCGCTCAGGGCCAGCAAGAGCATGACTGGTTCGCCCGTCGGATACCTGAAGACGCTCGCGCTGGAGTCGGGCATGCGCCCTGAGTGGTTCGACGACGTCATCGGCACTCACCTCATCGACCCTGGCGCGCTGCACTCGGGCGATTTCGAGCAGTTCTACGTGAACAGGTCCAAGCAGCTGCTTGAGCTGGTCATGTCAGCCATGGGTAAGCGCACCGTCTTCCGCGACGCGAAGGCCGGGTGA